A window from Pan paniscus chromosome 14, NHGRI_mPanPan1-v2.0_pri, whole genome shotgun sequence encodes these proteins:
- the KPNA3 gene encoding importin subunit alpha-4, which translates to MAENPSLENHRIKSFKNKGRDVETMRRHRNEVTVELRKNKRDEHLLKKRNVPQEESLEDSDVDADFKAQNVTLEAILQNATSDNPVVQLSAVQAARKLLSSDRNPPIDDLIKSGILPILVKCLERDDNPSLQFEAAWALTNIASGTSAQTQAVVQSNAVPLFLRLLRSPHQNVCEQAVWALGNIIGDGPQCRDYVISLGVVKPLLSFISPSIPITFLRNVTWVIVNLCRNKDPPPPMETVQEILPALCVLIYHTDINILVDTVWALSYLTDGGNEQIQMVIDSGVVPFLVPLLSHQEVKVQTAALRAVGNIVTGTDEQTQVVLNCDVLSHFPNLLSHPKEKINKEAVWFLSNITAGNQQQVQAVIDAGLIPMIIHQLAKGDFGTQKEAAWAISNLTISGRKDQVEYLVQQNVIPPFCNLLSVKDSQVVQVVLDGLKNILIMAGDEASTIAEIIEECGGLEKIEVLQQHENEDIYKLAFEIIDQYFSGDDIDEDPCLIPEATQGGTYNFDPTANLQTKEFNF; encoded by the exons AACAAAAGAGATGAACACTTattgaaaaagagaaatgttCCCCAAGAAGAAAGTCTAGAAGATTCAGATGTTGATGCTGATTTTAAAGCA caaaaTGTAACCCTAGAAGCTATATTGCAG AATGCCACAAGTGATAACCCAGTGGTCCAATTGAGTGCTGTCCAGGCAGCAAG AAAACTGTTATCCAGTGACAGAAATCCACCGATTGATGACTTAATAAAATCTGGGATTTTACCAATTCTAGTCAAATGTCTAGAAAGGGATGATAA TCCTTCATTACAGTTTGAAGCTGCTTGGGCATTAACTAACATAGCATCGGGAACTTCTGCACAGACTCAAGCTGTTGTGCAGTCTA ATGCAGTACCTCTTTTTCTGAGACTTCTTCGTTCACCACATCAGAATGTTTGTGAACAAGCAGTATGGGCTTTGGGAAACATTATAG GTGATGGTCCTCAATGTAGAGATTATGTCATATCACTGGGAGTTGTCAAACCTCTTCTGTCCTTCATCAGTCCCTCCATCCCCATCACCTTCCTTCGGAACGTCACATGGGTCATTGTCAATCTCTGCAGGAATAAGGATCCCCCACCGCCTATGGAGACAGTTCAGGAG aTTTTGCCAGCTTTATGTGTCCTCATATACCATACAGATATAAAC ATTCTTGTAGACACTGTTTGGGCTCTGTCATACCTGACAGATGGAGGTAATGAGCAGATACAGATGGTTATTGATTCAGGAGTTGTGCCCTTTCTTGTGCCCCTTCTGAGCCATCAGGAAGTCAAAGTTCaa ACAGCAGCCCTCAGAGCAGTTGGCAACATAGTGACTGGCACCGACGAGCAGACCCAGGTTGTTCTCAATTGTGATGTCCTGTCACACTTCCCAAATCTCTTATCACACCCAAAAGAGAAGATAAATAAG GAAGCAGTGTGGTTCCTTTCCAACATAACAGCAGGCAACCAGCAACAAGTTCAAGCTGTAATAGATGCTGGATTAATTCCTATGATTATTCATCAGCTTGCTAAG GGGGACTTTGGAACACAAAAAGAAGCTGCTTGGGCAATCAGCAACTTAACAATAAGTGGCAGAAAAGATCAG GTTGAGTACCTTGTACAGCAGAATGTAATACCACCGTTCTGTAATTTACTGTCAGTGAAAGATTCTCAAGTGGTTCAGGTGGTTCTAGATGGTCTAAAAAACATTCTGATAATGGCCGGTGATGAAGCAAGCACAATAGCTGAAATAATAGAGGAATGTGGAG gTTTGGAGAAAATTGAAGTTTTACAGCAACatgaaaatgaagacatataTAAATTAGCATTTGAAATCATAGATCAGTATTTCTCTGGTGATGAT ATTGATGAAGATCCCTGCCTCATTCCTGAAGCAACACAAGGAGGTACCTACAATTTTGATCCAACAGCCAACCTTCAAAcaaaagaatttaatttttaa